A stretch of Canis lupus baileyi chromosome 7, mCanLup2.hap1, whole genome shotgun sequence DNA encodes these proteins:
- the MARCKS gene encoding myristoylated alanine-rich C-kinase substrate isoform X2 — MGAQFSKTAAKGEAAAERPGDAAVASSPSKANGQENGHVKVNGDASPAAAEPGAKEELQANGSAPAADKEEPAAAGSGAPAAEQEEPPADREAAPAPAPAAAAPAAPAAPADREPEAEAAEPGSPGSPAAAEGEAASAASSTSSPKAEDGAAPSPSGETPKKKKKRFSFKKSFKLSGFSFKKNKKEAGEAEAEAAGGAPADGRKDEAAEPGAQAQAQPQAQVQAQVQAQVQAAEAAEAAGEAAEAAEPRAAEQAAAGGPQEAQPRDAAPPEQPPAAAGPGEAAEPGEAAGEAAGEAAEAPAAGPEQEAAAGSASAAEEAAAGSASASATAAASSQEPQPECSPEGPPAEAAE, encoded by the exons ATGGGTGCCCAGTTCTCCAAGACCGCCGCCAAGGGAGAGGCCGCCGCCGAGAGGCCCGGGGACGCGGCCGTGGCCTCGTCGCCCTCCAAAGCGAACGGCCAG GAGAACGGCCACGTGAAGGTGAACGGGGACGCGTCCCCCGCGGCCGCCGAGCCGGGCGCCAAGGAGGAGCTGCAGGCCAACGGCAGCGCCCCGGCCGCCGACAAGGAGGAGCCCGCGGCCGCGGGGAGCGGGGCGCCGGCCGCCGAGCAGGAGGAGCCGCCCGCCGACCGcgaggccgcccccgcccccgcccccgccgccgccgcccccgccgcgcccgccgcgcccgccgacagggagcccgaggccgagGCCGCCGAGCCGGGGTCGCCGGGGTCGCCGGCGGCCGCCGAGGGGGAGGCCGCGTCCGCCGCGTCGTCCACGTCGTCGCCCAAGGCGGAGGATGGCGCCGCGCCCTCGCCCAGCGGGGAGAccccgaaaaaaaaaaagaagcgcTTCTCCTTCAAGAAGTCCTTCAAGCTGAGCGGCTTCTCCTTcaagaagaacaagaaggagGCGGGCGAGGCGGAGGCcgaggcggcggggggcgcgcccGCAGACGGCCGCAAGGACGAGGCCGCCGAGCCGGgcgcgcaggcgcaggcgcagcCGCAGGCGCAGGTGCAGGCGCAGGTGCAGGCGCAGGTGCAGGCGGCCGAGGCCGCGGAGGCCGCGGGGGAGGCCGCGGAGGCCGCCGAGCCCCGGGCGGCTGAGCAGGCGGCGGCCGGCGGCCCGCAGGAGGCCCAGCCCCGCGACGCCGCCCCGCCCGAgcagccgcccgccgccgcggggcccggggaggccgcCGAGCCCGGGGAGGCCGCGGGGGAGGCCGCGGGGGAGGCCGCGGAGGCGCCGGCCGCGGGCCCCGagcaggaggcggcggcgggctCGGCCTCGGccgcggaggaggcggcggcgggctcggcctcggcctcggccacGGCGGCCGCGTCCTCGCAGGAGCCCCAGCCCGAGTGCAGTCCGGAAGGCCCCCCGGCGGAGGCGGCCGAGTAG
- the MARCKS gene encoding myristoylated alanine-rich C-kinase substrate isoform X1, with translation MHGLRGAGCTVSPRGRVHGLPSERGARPLPGSRVHGLPPHPGVGCTASLELGAGPPRSGVHGRPGAGENGHVKVNGDASPAAAEPGAKEELQANGSAPAADKEEPAAAGSGAPAAEQEEPPADREAAPAPAPAAAAPAAPAAPADREPEAEAAEPGSPGSPAAAEGEAASAASSTSSPKAEDGAAPSPSGETPKKKKKRFSFKKSFKLSGFSFKKNKKEAGEAEAEAAGGAPADGRKDEAAEPGAQAQAQPQAQVQAQVQAQVQAAEAAEAAGEAAEAAEPRAAEQAAAGGPQEAQPRDAAPPEQPPAAAGPGEAAEPGEAAGEAAGEAAEAPAAGPEQEAAAGSASAAEEAAAGSASASATAAASSQEPQPECSPEGPPAEAAE, from the exons ATGCACGGCCTCCGCGGGGCGGGGTGCACGGTCTCCCCCCGGGGCCGGGTGCACGGCCTCCCCTCGGAGCGGGGTGCACGGCCTCTCCCCGGGAGCAGGGTGCACGGTCTCCCCCCACACCCCGGAGTGGGGTGCACGGCCTCCCTGGAGCTGGGTGCAGGACCTCCCCGGAGTGGGGTGCACGGCCGCCCTGGGGCCGGG GAGAACGGCCACGTGAAGGTGAACGGGGACGCGTCCCCCGCGGCCGCCGAGCCGGGCGCCAAGGAGGAGCTGCAGGCCAACGGCAGCGCCCCGGCCGCCGACAAGGAGGAGCCCGCGGCCGCGGGGAGCGGGGCGCCGGCCGCCGAGCAGGAGGAGCCGCCCGCCGACCGcgaggccgcccccgcccccgcccccgccgccgccgcccccgccgcgcccgccgcgcccgccgacagggagcccgaggccgagGCCGCCGAGCCGGGGTCGCCGGGGTCGCCGGCGGCCGCCGAGGGGGAGGCCGCGTCCGCCGCGTCGTCCACGTCGTCGCCCAAGGCGGAGGATGGCGCCGCGCCCTCGCCCAGCGGGGAGAccccgaaaaaaaaaaagaagcgcTTCTCCTTCAAGAAGTCCTTCAAGCTGAGCGGCTTCTCCTTcaagaagaacaagaaggagGCGGGCGAGGCGGAGGCcgaggcggcggggggcgcgcccGCAGACGGCCGCAAGGACGAGGCCGCCGAGCCGGgcgcgcaggcgcaggcgcagcCGCAGGCGCAGGTGCAGGCGCAGGTGCAGGCGCAGGTGCAGGCGGCCGAGGCCGCGGAGGCCGCGGGGGAGGCCGCGGAGGCCGCCGAGCCCCGGGCGGCTGAGCAGGCGGCGGCCGGCGGCCCGCAGGAGGCCCAGCCCCGCGACGCCGCCCCGCCCGAgcagccgcccgccgccgcggggcccggggaggccgcCGAGCCCGGGGAGGCCGCGGGGGAGGCCGCGGGGGAGGCCGCGGAGGCGCCGGCCGCGGGCCCCGagcaggaggcggcggcgggctCGGCCTCGGccgcggaggaggcggcggcgggctcggcctcggcctcggccacGGCGGCCGCGTCCTCGCAGGAGCCCCAGCCCGAGTGCAGTCCGGAAGGCCCCCCGGCGGAGGCGGCCGAGTAG